From a single Streptomyces sp. NBC_01264 genomic region:
- a CDS encoding cation:proton antiporter: MTLVSIVGVSSIVAVAAFSKRLGLAAPLSLVVVGIALSFVPGVPAVAVEPEWVLAGVLPPLLYSTAVNMPASDFRRNIKAISGLAVLLVAVTTLGAGWLFHWLMPGLGWPAACALGAVVSPTDAVAATSMGKQLGLPSRLLTMLEGEGLVNDASALVLLRSAIAAMAGTVSLAGVAGNFLFSVALATAVGILVGLVNVRVRGLLKDSLLNTAISFVVPFVAFLPAEEFHASGVLAVVVAGLVTGHQAPRFLSAQDRLAEAMNWRTLAFLLESAIFLLMGLGLKGLLDQVAADGLSAWRALFIGLAAAALVIVARMVFVAPLIASLRKDAQRAAASKPRLDWLMDRLGAPESEQPANPLRPRRELTARRREQMKERVTRASADADFKVNESLGWRSGVALAWAGMRGAITVAAAQTLPEDTPYRPQLLLIAFVVATTTLLLQGLTLPAVIRKVKVSGDDPVRFQEEYARLLDEVAAAGRAALEEPGLVQGDGSPYAPEVLVKVREDARLDFDRTAVPVLDGTREQYVDLRLGVIAASRDAVLAARSTGIYSSQAINQAQRGLDLDEALFQRLGASARH; this comes from the coding sequence ATGACCCTCGTATCGATCGTCGGCGTCAGCAGCATCGTCGCCGTCGCCGCCTTCTCGAAGCGGCTCGGCCTCGCCGCCCCGCTGAGCCTGGTGGTCGTCGGCATCGCCCTCAGTTTCGTACCGGGCGTGCCGGCGGTCGCCGTCGAGCCGGAGTGGGTACTCGCGGGCGTGCTGCCACCCCTGCTCTATTCCACGGCCGTGAACATGCCCGCGTCGGACTTCCGCCGCAACATCAAGGCGATCAGCGGTCTGGCGGTCCTGCTCGTGGCCGTCACCACCCTCGGGGCGGGCTGGCTCTTCCACTGGCTCATGCCGGGCCTCGGCTGGCCGGCGGCCTGCGCCCTCGGCGCCGTGGTCAGCCCCACCGACGCGGTCGCCGCCACCTCCATGGGCAAACAGCTCGGCCTCCCGTCCCGGCTGCTGACCATGCTGGAGGGGGAAGGGCTCGTCAACGACGCCTCCGCGCTGGTGCTGCTGCGCTCCGCGATCGCGGCCATGGCCGGAACCGTCTCCCTGGCCGGGGTCGCCGGGAACTTCCTCTTCTCCGTGGCCCTCGCCACCGCCGTCGGCATCCTCGTGGGTCTGGTCAACGTCCGGGTCCGCGGGCTGCTCAAGGACAGCCTGCTCAACACCGCGATCTCCTTCGTCGTGCCGTTCGTCGCCTTCCTGCCGGCCGAGGAGTTCCACGCCTCCGGAGTCCTCGCGGTGGTCGTCGCGGGGCTGGTCACCGGCCACCAGGCCCCGCGCTTCCTCAGCGCCCAGGACCGGCTGGCCGAGGCCATGAACTGGCGCACCCTCGCCTTCCTGCTCGAAAGCGCGATCTTCCTCCTGATGGGACTCGGCCTCAAGGGCCTCCTCGACCAGGTCGCCGCGGACGGGCTCAGCGCCTGGCGCGCCCTGTTCATCGGCCTCGCGGCCGCCGCTCTGGTGATCGTGGCGCGCATGGTGTTCGTCGCCCCGCTCATCGCCTCCCTGCGCAAGGACGCGCAGCGCGCCGCCGCGAGCAAGCCCCGGCTGGACTGGCTGATGGACCGGCTCGGCGCCCCGGAGTCCGAGCAGCCGGCCAACCCGCTGCGCCCCCGCAGGGAGCTGACGGCCCGCCGCAGGGAGCAGATGAAGGAGCGCGTCACCCGGGCCTCGGCCGACGCCGACTTCAAGGTCAACGAGAGCCTCGGCTGGCGCAGCGGCGTGGCCCTGGCCTGGGCCGGGATGCGCGGGGCGATCACCGTCGCCGCGGCCCAGACCCTGCCCGAGGACACCCCGTACCGCCCCCAGCTGCTGCTCATCGCCTTCGTGGTCGCCACCACCACCCTCTTGCTCCAGGGGCTGACCCTGCCCGCCGTCATCCGGAAGGTGAAGGTGTCCGGCGACGACCCGGTCCGCTTCCAGGAGGAGTACGCGCGGCTGCTCGACGAGGTCGCCGCCGCGGGCCGGGCCGCGCTGGAGGAGCCGGGCCTGGTCCAGGGCGATGGAAGCCCGTACGCGCCCGAGGTCCTGGTCAAGGTCCGCGAGGACGCCCGGCTGGATTTCGACAGGACGGCCGTCCCCGTCCTCGACGGGACGCGGGAGCAGTACGTGGACCTGCGGCTCGGTGTGATCGCGGCCTCGCGGGACGCCGTACTGGCGGCCCGCTCGACCGGGATCTACAGCTCTCAGGCCATCAACCAGGCCCAGCGGGGGCTGGATCTGGACGAGGCGCTGTTCCAGCGGCTGGGCGCCTCCGCCCGGCACTGA
- a CDS encoding BtrH N-terminal domain-containing protein has product MTAHVYEDFAPGTHREATLIRHALGSVHEEALVAGLAGGIGFMYFVFEYAGRPPMPTIVAQAHPDPWVQVALTRLRIPYEATRSAKPRWHRVEAALDAGAPVFCTVDRSALPWHGPAPMAELAAADPYVVAVVGHDGDTYFVDDPAAGLEGAGTPYAIGREEFGAAWSGHKKGRHQMVVTTGKPAGEPDLDAAVAATVSRLTGPVLGNHFDVNFGFSGMEKFAAQLRDTSTKTGWERRFATPEAFALGTQRLHACLEEEWTAPGATRPLYADFLDLAGHGEAAALFRDSGRQWSRLAELARTADSGADAAGRRELFDACAELVDGALVLERRAAGLLPQAASAE; this is encoded by the coding sequence ATGACTGCGCACGTATATGAAGACTTCGCCCCCGGAACCCACCGCGAGGCCACGCTGATCCGGCACGCGCTCGGCAGCGTGCACGAAGAGGCCCTGGTCGCGGGCCTGGCGGGCGGTATCGGCTTCATGTACTTCGTGTTCGAGTACGCCGGCCGGCCGCCGATGCCCACGATCGTCGCCCAGGCCCACCCCGACCCCTGGGTCCAGGTCGCCCTGACCCGCCTGCGCATCCCGTACGAGGCCACGCGCAGCGCCAAGCCCCGCTGGCACCGGGTCGAGGCGGCGCTCGACGCCGGGGCGCCGGTGTTCTGCACCGTCGACCGGTCCGCCCTGCCTTGGCACGGTCCCGCCCCGATGGCGGAGCTGGCCGCCGCGGACCCCTACGTGGTGGCTGTGGTCGGCCACGACGGCGACACCTACTTCGTGGACGACCCGGCGGCCGGTCTGGAGGGCGCCGGAACCCCGTACGCGATCGGCCGCGAGGAGTTCGGGGCCGCCTGGTCCGGGCACAAGAAGGGCCGCCACCAGATGGTGGTGACCACCGGGAAGCCCGCCGGCGAACCGGACCTGGACGCGGCGGTCGCCGCCACCGTCTCCCGCCTCACGGGGCCGGTCCTCGGCAACCACTTCGATGTCAACTTCGGCTTCTCCGGCATGGAGAAGTTCGCCGCGCAGCTGCGCGACACCAGTACCAAGACGGGCTGGGAGCGCCGCTTCGCCACTCCCGAGGCCTTCGCGCTGGGCACGCAGCGGCTGCACGCCTGCCTGGAGGAGGAGTGGACCGCCCCGGGCGCCACCCGGCCGCTGTACGCGGACTTCCTCGACCTCGCCGGACACGGCGAGGCGGCCGCGCTCTTCCGTGATTCCGGGCGGCAGTGGTCGCGGCTCGCGGAGCTGGCCCGTACGGCGGACTCCGGCGCGGACGCCGCCGGACGGCGGGAGCTCTTCGACGCCTGCGCCGAGCTCGTGGACGGCGCGCTGGTGCTGGAGCGGCGGGCGGCCGGACTGCTGCCGCAGGCCGCGTCCGCCGAGTAG
- a CDS encoding DUF1304 domain-containing protein yields the protein MHTVATILIGLVAALHAYFLVLEMFLWQRPPGRALSGFDAETARLTAPLAANQGLYNGFLAAGLVWSLVIDSLATQIFFLVCVIVAGVYGAATANRRILLAQALPCALALGAALLAG from the coding sequence GTGCACACGGTCGCAACGATCCTCATCGGCCTCGTCGCCGCACTGCACGCGTACTTCCTCGTCCTGGAGATGTTCCTGTGGCAGCGGCCGCCGGGCCGCGCCCTGTCCGGCTTCGATGCCGAGACGGCCCGCCTGACCGCGCCGCTCGCCGCGAACCAGGGCCTCTACAACGGGTTCCTCGCCGCCGGCCTGGTCTGGTCGCTCGTCATCGACTCGCTCGCCACGCAGATCTTCTTCCTCGTCTGCGTGATCGTCGCCGGGGTGTACGGGGCCGCGACCGCCAACCGCCGCATCCTCCTCGCCCAGGCCCTGCCCTGCGCCCTCGCCCTGGGCGCGGCCCTGCTCGCCGGATGA
- a CDS encoding TetR/AcrR family transcriptional regulator yields the protein MTSLPEPRPDPRPDPRTARTKARLRESLLAECADRPLGEVSVSAVVRRAGVGRATFYLHYEDLTALAVDACADVVHAAVDALHAWQTDPAALPPSHPPAALAAFLGGAADRAPLYRTLLLPGGGGPLGERLYRELRERSRAERAAVGAPRPELVASAVAATFTAVLADWLHDDLPADLTDPTALADRIWPLLIALHRAV from the coding sequence ATGACCTCCCTCCCCGAACCCCGCCCCGACCCGCGACCCGACCCCCGCACCGCCCGCACCAAGGCCCGGCTGCGCGAGAGCCTCCTCGCCGAGTGCGCGGACCGGCCGCTCGGCGAGGTCAGCGTCTCGGCGGTGGTCCGCCGGGCGGGTGTCGGCCGGGCCACGTTCTACCTGCACTACGAGGACCTCACCGCGCTCGCGGTGGACGCGTGCGCCGACGTCGTGCACGCGGCGGTCGACGCCCTGCACGCCTGGCAGACGGATCCGGCAGCGCTTCCCCCGTCACACCCCCCGGCCGCACTGGCCGCCTTCCTCGGCGGCGCCGCCGACCGGGCTCCGCTCTACCGCACCCTGCTCCTGCCGGGCGGGGGCGGCCCGCTCGGCGAACGCCTCTACCGGGAGCTGCGCGAGCGCAGCCGGGCGGAACGCGCCGCGGTGGGCGCCCCGCGCCCCGAGCTGGTGGCCTCGGCCGTGGCAGCCACCTTCACCGCCGTGCTCGCGGACTGGCTCCACGACGACCTGCCCGCAGACCTGACGGACCCGACCGCACTGGCGGACCGCATCTGGCCGCTCCTGATCGCCCTGCACCGGGCGGTGTGA
- a CDS encoding AAA family ATPase, whose amino-acid sequence MTGTPDTRLIVLRGNSAAGKSSVAEGVRDRHGRGLALVGQDNLRRVVLRERDTPGAANIGLIGSVARYALDHGFHVIVEGILYADRYGPMLDALRRAHRGPTHFYYLDVPFEETLRRHAGKPQAGDYGEAEMRDWYRPLDLLPGDWESVIEAEHSLEDTVTRVMAETGLAVRAPDGSTPSR is encoded by the coding sequence ATGACCGGCACGCCGGACACCCGGCTGATCGTGCTGCGCGGCAACTCCGCCGCGGGCAAGTCCTCCGTGGCGGAAGGGGTTCGGGACCGCCACGGCCGGGGCCTCGCACTCGTGGGCCAGGACAACCTGCGCCGCGTCGTGCTGCGCGAGCGGGACACGCCCGGCGCGGCGAACATCGGACTCATCGGCAGCGTGGCGCGCTACGCGCTGGACCACGGCTTCCACGTGATCGTCGAGGGGATCCTCTACGCGGACCGCTACGGCCCCATGCTCGACGCCCTGCGCCGCGCCCACCGCGGGCCGACGCACTTCTACTACCTCGACGTGCCCTTCGAGGAGACCCTGCGCCGGCACGCGGGCAAACCGCAGGCGGGCGACTACGGCGAGGCGGAGATGCGCGACTGGTACCGGCCGCTCGACCTCCTGCCCGGCGACTGGGAGAGCGTCATCGAGGCGGAGCACTCCCTCGAGGACACCGTCACCCGGGTCATGGCCGAGACGGGACTGGCCGTGCGGGCCCCGGACGGATCGACGCCCTCCCGCTGA
- a CDS encoding cold-shock protein — translation MATGIVKWFNSEKGFGFIQQDDGGPDVFVHFSAIQTTGFKELAEGAKVEYGVTQGPKGPQAEQVVTIG, via the coding sequence ATGGCAACTGGCATCGTGAAGTGGTTCAACTCGGAGAAGGGGTTCGGCTTCATCCAGCAGGACGACGGTGGCCCCGACGTGTTCGTGCACTTCTCCGCAATCCAGACCACCGGCTTCAAGGAGCTGGCGGAAGGCGCGAAGGTCGAGTACGGCGTGACGCAGGGGCCGAAGGGACCCCAGGCGGAGCAGGTGGTCACCATCGGCTAG
- a CDS encoding 2-oxoglutarate and iron-dependent oxygenase domain-containing protein, with translation MGELATFRVPARITGTTADIMLGGAMVRAWQRDGIFQVAADGRQEARTRAALAASRRFFARPAAEKARYVNDTSYSGYIASGEEVTAGRPDASEIFTITPDIPAEGAAGLPCHGPVPWPSPGYRAAMEAYLAGVGGLGERLLRLVALGLGLGPAGIDRLAGPTRGGWHHMRVLRFPAAGRTTERGIGAHTDYGLLVIAAQDEVDGLFVRPPVTGEERPRNWLPGESTAGFAEDRPGWTVVRPVARVLTVFPGDILQFMTGGALLSTPHRVRLADRERYALAYFHEPRFGARIRPLSPVPAGHGGDGGAQAPVIHYGEHFTRMFMRCYPQRATTRRIESRGLLRHLAAAR, from the coding sequence ATGGGCGAGCTCGCGACGTTCCGGGTGCCGGCTCGGATCACGGGAACGACGGCGGACATCATGCTCGGCGGGGCGATGGTCCGCGCCTGGCAGCGCGACGGGATCTTCCAAGTGGCCGCCGACGGGCGGCAGGAGGCCCGTACGCGGGCCGCGCTGGCGGCGAGCCGGCGCTTCTTCGCCCGGCCCGCGGCGGAGAAGGCCCGGTACGTCAACGACACCTCGTACAGCGGGTACATCGCCTCGGGCGAGGAGGTGACGGCCGGCCGGCCGGACGCCTCGGAGATCTTCACCATCACCCCCGACATCCCCGCGGAAGGGGCCGCCGGACTGCCCTGCCACGGTCCGGTCCCCTGGCCCTCCCCCGGCTACCGCGCGGCCATGGAGGCCTACTTGGCGGGCGTCGGCGGGCTCGGCGAGCGGCTGCTGCGGCTCGTGGCCCTGGGGCTGGGCCTCGGTCCGGCCGGCATCGACCGGCTCGCGGGCCCGACCCGCGGCGGCTGGCACCACATGCGGGTGCTGCGCTTCCCCGCCGCGGGGCGGACCACGGAACGCGGGATCGGCGCCCACACCGACTACGGGCTCCTCGTGATCGCCGCCCAGGACGAGGTGGACGGGCTCTTCGTACGGCCTCCGGTGACGGGCGAGGAGCGACCGCGCAACTGGCTGCCGGGCGAAAGCACGGCGGGCTTCGCCGAGGACCGGCCCGGATGGACCGTCGTACGGCCCGTCGCGCGGGTGCTGACCGTGTTCCCCGGGGACATCCTCCAGTTCATGACCGGGGGCGCGCTGCTGTCGACCCCGCACCGGGTGCGGCTGGCGGACCGGGAGCGGTACGCCCTCGCCTACTTCCACGAGCCGCGCTTCGGTGCCCGGATCCGCCCCCTCTCCCCCGTGCCGGCCGGGCACGGCGGGGACGGCGGCGCACAGGCCCCGGTGATCCACTACGGCGAGCACTTCACCCGGATGTTCATGCGGTGCTATCCGCAGCGGGCAACGACGCGGCGGATCGAGAGCCGGGGACTGCTGCGGCACCTCGCCGCGGCCCGCTGA
- a CDS encoding HGxxPAAW family protein, translated as MSAHGHVDLGHTVAGWTGTAIALVGSTAAGAALCASWTPGIWIGLGVVVAAGLATWLLHLAGWGKPSGPRPESQWDWRVRDTVAHSGHADCLGCRLSGPRRGAAAVPGSRSAASLPAADSTA; from the coding sequence ATGAGCGCTCACGGCCACGTGGACCTCGGCCACACCGTCGCAGGCTGGACCGGCACCGCGATCGCCCTGGTGGGAAGCACGGCGGCGGGCGCGGCCCTGTGCGCCTCCTGGACCCCAGGCATCTGGATCGGCCTGGGGGTCGTCGTGGCGGCGGGCCTCGCCACCTGGCTCCTGCACCTCGCCGGCTGGGGCAAGCCGAGCGGTCCCCGTCCGGAGAGCCAGTGGGACTGGCGGGTCCGCGACACCGTCGCGCATTCCGGCCACGCCGACTGCCTGGGCTGCCGGCTCAGCGGGCCGCGGCGAGGTGCCGCAGCAGTCCCCGGCTCTCGATCCGCCGCGTCGTTGCCCGCTGCGGATAGCACCGCATGA
- a CDS encoding MarR family transcriptional regulator, translating into MQGKPRPAATVQEALSRMDRYVALGIVGQQEVAQLLGLNVTDLTCLGHILGAGEEPLGAGDLAELTNLTTGAVTGVLNRLERAGYASRQPDPADRRRVRVVADPAAAARIFAVYEPFYARLGAVFAQYTPDEIAVIADWFGRATAEVTAHLDRVRAGELGPVAR; encoded by the coding sequence GTGCAGGGCAAGCCCCGCCCCGCGGCCACGGTCCAGGAGGCGCTGTCGCGCATGGACCGGTACGTCGCTCTCGGCATCGTCGGCCAGCAGGAGGTGGCGCAGCTCCTGGGGCTGAACGTCACCGACCTGACCTGCCTCGGCCACATCCTGGGCGCCGGGGAGGAACCGCTCGGCGCGGGCGACCTCGCCGAGCTGACCAACCTCACCACCGGGGCGGTGACCGGGGTGCTCAACCGTCTGGAGCGCGCCGGGTACGCGAGCCGGCAGCCCGATCCCGCCGACCGGCGCCGGGTACGGGTGGTCGCGGACCCAGCCGCCGCCGCGCGGATCTTCGCCGTCTACGAGCCCTTCTACGCCCGGCTCGGCGCGGTGTTCGCCCAGTACACCCCCGATGAGATCGCCGTCATCGCCGACTGGTTCGGGCGGGCGACGGCCGAGGTCACCGCCCATCTGGACCGGGTACGGGCCGGGGAACTCGGTCCGGTGGCCCGGTAG
- a CDS encoding DEAD/DEAH box helicase — MKNPSPHGRFGIKPGAKAGPKGGAKGGGKTPRTLGPQGEYSMPRTTTPALPPVESFSELGLPPELVTTMADQGVSEPFPIQAATLPNSLAGRDILGRGRTGSGKTLAFGLALLARTAGQQADPKRPLALVLVPTRELAQQVTEALAPYAQALKLRVATVVGGLSIGKQTGALRTGAEIVVATPGRLSDLIGRRDVHLERVKIVVLDEADQMCDMGFMPQVTEILDQCHHAGQRMLFSATLDRNVDQLVQRYLKDPVGHSVDPQSASVSTMDHHVLHIHAADKVSAATEIAAREGRVLMFLDTKHGVDQFVKHLRAMGVRAEGLHSGKSQPQRTRTLGQFKDGLLNVLVATNVAARGIHIEDLDLVVNVDPPADSKDYLHRGGRTARAGESGKVVTLVTPNQRRDIVRLMADAKIRPTITQVRSGEAALSRITGAKAPSGVPLAGAAATDTKGRPSGSDLGFRGIGTRPGRPGKGKESRKTIEARQAAEARAAARVRRGTK, encoded by the coding sequence ATGAAGAACCCGTCACCTCATGGGCGCTTCGGCATCAAGCCCGGAGCGAAGGCAGGCCCGAAGGGCGGTGCGAAGGGCGGCGGGAAGACCCCGCGGACCCTCGGCCCCCAGGGCGAGTACTCAATGCCCCGGACGACCACGCCGGCGCTGCCGCCGGTGGAGTCCTTCTCGGAGCTCGGCCTGCCCCCTGAGCTGGTGACGACGATGGCCGACCAGGGGGTGTCGGAGCCGTTCCCCATCCAGGCGGCGACCCTCCCCAACTCCCTGGCGGGCCGCGACATCCTCGGCCGCGGGCGGACCGGCTCGGGCAAGACGCTGGCCTTCGGCCTGGCCCTGCTCGCCCGCACGGCGGGGCAGCAGGCCGATCCGAAGCGGCCGCTCGCGCTGGTCCTCGTACCGACCCGCGAGCTGGCGCAGCAGGTAACCGAAGCCCTGGCCCCGTACGCGCAGGCGCTGAAGCTGCGCGTCGCCACGGTCGTCGGCGGCCTGTCGATCGGCAAGCAGACGGGCGCGCTGCGCACCGGCGCCGAGATCGTGGTGGCCACCCCGGGGCGGCTGAGCGACCTCATCGGCCGGCGCGACGTGCACCTGGAGCGCGTGAAGATCGTGGTCCTCGACGAGGCCGACCAGATGTGCGACATGGGCTTCATGCCGCAGGTCACCGAAATCCTCGACCAGTGCCACCACGCGGGCCAGCGGATGCTGTTCTCGGCCACCCTGGACCGCAATGTGGACCAGCTGGTCCAGCGGTACCTGAAGGACCCGGTCGGGCACTCCGTGGACCCGCAGTCCGCTTCGGTGTCCACGATGGACCACCACGTGCTGCACATCCACGCCGCCGACAAGGTCTCGGCGGCTACCGAGATCGCGGCCCGCGAGGGCCGGGTGCTGATGTTCCTGGACACCAAGCACGGGGTCGACCAGTTCGTGAAGCACCTGCGCGCCATGGGCGTACGGGCGGAGGGGCTGCACAGCGGGAAGTCGCAGCCGCAGCGCACCCGGACCCTGGGGCAGTTCAAGGACGGCCTGCTCAACGTCCTGGTCGCGACCAACGTCGCCGCCCGCGGCATCCACATCGAGGACCTCGACCTCGTGGTCAACGTGGACCCGCCGGCCGACAGCAAGGACTACCTGCACCGGGGCGGGCGCACCGCGCGGGCCGGCGAGTCCGGCAAGGTCGTCACCCTGGTCACCCCGAACCAGCGGCGCGACATCGTCCGGCTGATGGCCGACGCCAAGATCCGGCCGACCATCACCCAGGTCCGCTCCGGCGAGGCCGCGCTGAGCCGCATCACCGGCGCGAAGGCCCCCTCCGGCGTACCGCTGGCCGGCGCCGCGGCCACCGACACCAAGGGCCGGCCTTCGGGCTCGGACCTCGGCTTCCGCGGGATCGGCACCCGGCCCGGGCGGCCCGGCAAGGGCAAGGAGTCCCGTAAGACCATCGAGGCCCGGCAGGCCGCCGAGGCCCGCGCGGCGGCGCGGGTGCGGCGCGGCACGAAGTAG
- a CDS encoding SRPBCC family protein, with protein MSETAITYTVYVQADPARVWQALTEPAFTRRYWGLDFETDWRVGSTMAWVERGARTSDPEQVVLECVPERLLSYTWHTFTPQWAASAGIDEELRAELARERRTKVTYEIEPVGDTLARLTILHEGFEPGGTLIGMCGRAWPMLASSLKTLLETGAPLPEQGHANEQGSGGYESHDPRV; from the coding sequence ATGAGCGAGACTGCGATCACCTACACCGTCTACGTCCAGGCCGACCCCGCGCGCGTGTGGCAGGCCCTGACCGAGCCCGCGTTCACCCGCCGCTACTGGGGGCTCGACTTCGAGACCGACTGGCGGGTGGGCTCGACGATGGCCTGGGTGGAGCGCGGAGCGCGGACGAGCGATCCCGAGCAGGTGGTGCTGGAGTGCGTACCGGAGCGGCTGCTCTCCTACACCTGGCACACCTTCACCCCTCAGTGGGCCGCCTCCGCGGGCATCGACGAAGAGCTGCGCGCCGAGCTGGCCCGCGAGCGGCGCACGAAGGTGACGTACGAGATCGAGCCGGTCGGGGACACGCTCGCCCGGCTCACCATCCTCCACGAGGGCTTCGAACCGGGCGGCACCCTCATCGGCATGTGCGGTCGCGCCTGGCCGATGCTCGCGTCCAGCCTCAAGACCCTCCTGGAGACCGGCGCCCCGCTCCCGGAGCAGGGGCACGCGAACGAGCAGGGTTCCGGCGGCTACGAGAGCCACGACCCCCGGGTCTGA
- a CDS encoding NUDIX domain-containing protein — protein MPQLTHEDVSEDTPARPGTWMTPEEYGASRATLWTGAVVLVTDADGRVLVQSVDYRPDRLLPGGAVDAGEAPAAAAAREVYEELGVEGRYPRGLAVDWIPADAPGMPAGMRFPGEILHVFDGGTWTPDRIGSVRLPAQEITGIHFAEPAELPALMDAGDARRTLSALRARINGGGAALLEDGRPTAPTALDRLGVLRSRRVPLHGTWHPGPAPAHLTPRDPAGWLFAPDGRVLLLIARATGAAHLPPPAPGRTAGALPLGYRYADQGAHPRTAARLTALPPGPDPAYARLLATPEQVRELSDWGPAGLEELAAVHAARAHLCLPAPPRTPPTELPAEGCHW, from the coding sequence ATGCCGCAGCTGACCCACGAGGACGTGAGCGAAGACACGCCCGCGCGCCCCGGCACGTGGATGACCCCGGAGGAGTACGGGGCCTCCCGCGCCACCCTCTGGACCGGTGCGGTCGTCCTCGTCACCGATGCCGACGGGCGCGTCCTCGTCCAGAGCGTCGACTACCGCCCCGACCGGCTGCTGCCCGGCGGCGCCGTGGACGCCGGCGAGGCGCCGGCCGCGGCGGCCGCCCGCGAGGTGTACGAGGAGCTCGGCGTCGAAGGCCGCTACCCGCGCGGCCTCGCCGTCGACTGGATCCCGGCCGACGCGCCCGGCATGCCGGCCGGGATGCGGTTCCCCGGCGAGATCCTGCACGTCTTCGACGGCGGTACCTGGACCCCGGACCGCATCGGCTCCGTCCGCCTCCCCGCACAGGAGATCACCGGCATCCACTTCGCCGAGCCGGCCGAACTGCCCGCCCTGATGGACGCGGGCGACGCCCGCCGGACCCTGTCCGCGCTGCGGGCCCGGATCAATGGAGGAGGCGCCGCCCTGCTGGAGGACGGCCGCCCCACCGCCCCCACCGCCCTGGACCGGCTCGGCGTCCTGCGCAGCCGCCGCGTCCCCCTGCACGGCACCTGGCACCCGGGCCCCGCCCCCGCGCACCTGACGCCCCGCGACCCCGCCGGCTGGCTCTTCGCCCCCGACGGGCGCGTCCTGCTGCTCATCGCCCGCGCCACCGGCGCCGCCCACCTCCCGCCCCCGGCGCCGGGCCGTACCGCGGGCGCGCTTCCGCTCGGGTACCGGTACGCCGACCAGGGCGCCCACCCGCGCACCGCGGCCCGGCTCACGGCGCTGCCCCCGGGCCCGGACCCGGCGTACGCCCGGCTGTTGGCCACCCCCGAACAGGTCCGCGAACTCAGCGACTGGGGCCCGGCGGGCCTCGAGGAACTCGCCGCCGTCCACGCCGCGCGCGCCCACCTCTGCCTCCCGGCGCCGCCCCGCACCCCACCGACGGAACTCCCGGCGGAGGGCTGCCACTGGTGA